DNA sequence from the bacterium genome:
GTGGCAGGCGGGAAAGCAGGAGCTGGTGTGGCCCAAGGACCTCGGAGCCGAGCGCATTCTCTATCCCGTGCCCCCCTGGCGTGGCCGCTAGCCCGGTACCCCTGCTCGAGGTCCGAGGCCTCGCGAAAACGTTCGGTGGGCTCCGCGCCGTGGACGGCCTCTCGTTCGCGGTGGGAGATGGAGAGATCCTAGGCCTCCTCGGTCCGAATGGGTCGGGGAAGACCACGGTCTTCAACCTCGTCGCGGGAACATTCCCGTCGGACGCCGGCGAAGTATACTTCTCCGGCCGCCAGATCACGAGGTGCGCCGCGAGCCTCAGGGCGACATTGGGCATCGCCCGCACGTTCCAGCTCGCTCGCACGCTCCCGAATCTCAGCGCCCTGGATAACGTGCTCGTGGCCGGCCTCTACGGACGTGAGCGATCGCCGTCGTTGTCTCACGCTCGCACGGAGGCGCTGAAGCTGCTCACCTTGCTGGGGATCCGCGACAAGAGCGGCCACCCGGCTGCAA
Encoded proteins:
- a CDS encoding ABC transporter ATP-binding protein; its protein translation is MAASPVPLLEVRGLAKTFGGLRAVDGLSFAVGDGEILGLLGPNGSGKTTVFNLVAGTFPSDAGEVYFSGRQITRCAASLRATLGIARTFQLARTLPNLSALDNVLVAGLYGRERSPSLSHARTEALKLLTLLGIRDKSGHPAARLTLAERKRLEIARALATRPRLLLLDEPAAGLNTPEVDAALALFGQIRAGGITLVIVEHNVRAVRAVCDRVVVLNAGKKIAEGVPAEVLEHAEVVQVYLGGV